From one Rhodoferax sp. PAMC 29310 genomic stretch:
- a CDS encoding iron-containing alcohol dehydrogenase, giving the protein MTITNFSFPTPIKFGAGARKLVAKHLIEAGCKRPLIVTDRALGALPVLTEFVSHLDGLDVAVFTGVFGNPTCSQVMDGAAAYKAHQADCVIGFGGGAALDVAKVVGVAATHEGDILEYVWDHPQMRPITHELPYFIALPTTSGTGSEVGRSSVVSENDTHLKRVVFSAKILAKTVFADPELTVGLPSHVTAATGMDALTHNIESYLSPAYHPLCDGIALEGTRIAAAALLTAVQNPGDLKARSDMMMASMMGAIAFQKDLGAVHSCAHALGAVCDLHHGLANALMIDTVLAWNMESAPEKFDELAHVCKVPGGGAAFVPWLKQLKQSIGITGGLAAHGVKPEHFPRLIEIATADICHQTNPRPCTAADFDALFKAAL; this is encoded by the coding sequence ATGACTATTACCAACTTCTCCTTCCCTACCCCCATCAAATTTGGCGCAGGCGCTCGCAAATTAGTAGCAAAACATTTGATCGAAGCCGGCTGCAAGCGCCCCTTGATCGTGACCGACCGGGCGCTGGGTGCCTTGCCGGTGTTGACCGAGTTTGTTTCACATCTTGACGGACTGGACGTGGCGGTATTTACCGGCGTCTTTGGCAACCCCACCTGCAGCCAGGTCATGGATGGCGCCGCTGCCTACAAGGCGCATCAGGCCGATTGCGTGATTGGTTTTGGGGGTGGCGCAGCGCTGGATGTGGCCAAAGTGGTGGGCGTAGCCGCTACGCACGAAGGCGATATTCTGGAATACGTATGGGACCACCCACAAATGCGGCCCATTACCCACGAGCTGCCCTACTTCATCGCCTTGCCTACCACCTCGGGCACCGGCTCCGAGGTGGGGCGCTCTAGCGTGGTCAGCGAGAACGACACCCATTTGAAGCGGGTGGTGTTCAGCGCCAAAATTCTCGCCAAAACCGTCTTTGCCGACCCGGAACTGACAGTAGGCCTGCCGTCCCACGTGACGGCCGCCACCGGCATGGATGCGCTGACCCACAACATTGAGAGCTACCTGTCACCCGCCTACCACCCCTTGTGCGACGGCATCGCTTTGGAGGGCACACGTATTGCCGCTGCGGCGCTGTTAACTGCCGTTCAAAACCCGGGCGACTTGAAGGCTCGCTCCGACATGATGATGGCCTCCATGATGGGCGCCATTGCGTTCCAGAAAGACCTGGGCGCGGTGCACTCCTGCGCCCACGCCTTGGGCGCTGTCTGCGACTTGCACCACGGCTTGGCCAACGCCTTGATGATTGACACGGTACTGGCGTGGAACATGGAGTCCGCACCCGAGAAGTTCGATGAACTCGCCCACGTCTGCAAGGTGCCCGGCGGTGGTGCGGCCTTTGTGCCTTGGTTGAAGCAACTCAAACAAAGCATTGGCATCACCGGCGGTTTGGCGGCCCATGGCGTGAAACCTGAGCATTTTCCCCGCTTGATTGAAATTGCCACCGCCGACATTTGTCATCAGACAAATCCACGCCCCTGTACTGCGGCCGATTTCGACGCCCTCTTCAAAGCGGCCCTGTGA
- a CDS encoding glutamine synthetase family protein produces the protein MATSKKKTAGEHPALTQFKQSDAKKVKVAVSDIDGILRGKYLHRDKFLGAAEPAPGGGFGFCDVVLGWDMMDVTYDNTTATGWQHGFPDALARLDLNTARHVPWDDDVPFFLSEFVNADGSAHAQCPRQTLKRVLKRAEKMGFKVMTGMEFEWFNFLETPQSWAAKKGVGPEVLTPGMFGYSLLRMNQNRDFLNAIMDDMLAFGVPIEGLHTETGPGVYEAALGFSEALEQADRAILFKTGTKEIGAGFGIMPSFMAKPHQQLPGCSGHIHQSLSDGKNNLFFDAKNPRKMSPLFESYLAGQVACLMEFAPMMWPTINSYKRLVDGYWAPVKPTWGVDNRTASFRVIAGSPKATRLETRCPGADVNPYLAMAAVIAAGLDGVEKGLKLTAPPITGTNVGGEHIARAPRTLIETTRIFEKSTIARDWLGDGFVDHFAATRDWEWRQWLDAVTDYEMKRYFEII, from the coding sequence ATGGCGACCTCAAAGAAAAAAACAGCGGGCGAACACCCCGCACTGACCCAGTTCAAACAATCCGACGCCAAAAAAGTCAAGGTGGCGGTCAGCGACATTGATGGCATTCTGCGCGGCAAGTACCTGCACCGCGACAAGTTTCTGGGCGCCGCCGAGCCGGCACCCGGCGGTGGCTTTGGCTTTTGTGATGTCGTTTTGGGCTGGGACATGATGGATGTCACCTATGACAACACCACGGCCACCGGCTGGCAGCACGGCTTTCCGGACGCACTGGCCCGGCTTGATCTGAACACCGCACGCCATGTGCCTTGGGACGACGATGTGCCCTTCTTTTTGAGCGAATTCGTCAACGCCGATGGTTCGGCCCACGCCCAGTGCCCCCGCCAGACCCTGAAACGGGTACTCAAGCGTGCCGAAAAAATGGGTTTCAAGGTCATGACCGGCATGGAGTTTGAGTGGTTCAACTTTCTGGAAACCCCTCAAAGCTGGGCGGCCAAGAAGGGAGTGGGACCCGAGGTGCTCACACCGGGCATGTTTGGCTATTCGCTGCTGCGCATGAACCAGAACCGGGATTTTCTGAATGCCATCATGGACGACATGCTGGCATTTGGCGTGCCGATTGAGGGGCTGCATACCGAGACCGGCCCGGGCGTCTATGAAGCGGCATTGGGCTTTAGCGAAGCACTGGAGCAGGCCGACCGTGCCATTCTTTTCAAAACGGGCACCAAAGAGATTGGGGCGGGCTTTGGCATCATGCCCAGCTTCATGGCCAAGCCGCATCAGCAGCTGCCAGGCTGCAGCGGGCACATTCACCAAAGTCTGTCTGACGGCAAGAACAATCTGTTTTTTGACGCCAAGAACCCGCGCAAGATGAGCCCGCTGTTTGAAAGCTACCTTGCGGGGCAGGTGGCCTGCCTGATGGAGTTTGCACCGATGATGTGGCCCACCATCAACAGCTACAAGCGGCTGGTGGACGGCTATTGGGCCCCGGTCAAACCCACTTGGGGCGTGGACAACCGCACCGCCAGTTTTCGGGTCATTGCCGGAAGCCCCAAGGCCACCCGGCTGGAGACACGCTGCCCCGGCGCTGACGTGAATCCCTACCTGGCCATGGCGGCGGTGATTGCCGCCGGTTTGGACGGTGTGGAGAAGGGGTTGAAGCTGACAGCCCCCCCGATTACTGGGACCAATGTGGGCGGCGAGCACATTGCACGGGCGCCGCGCACCTTGATTGAGACCACCCGAATTTTCGAGAAATCCACCATTGCCAGAGACTGGCTGGGTGACGGTTTTGTCGACCATTTCGCGGCGACCCGCGACTGGGAATGGCGGCAGTGGCTGGACGCTGTGACAGACTATGAAATGAAACGTTACTTTGAAATCATCTGA
- a CDS encoding amino acid permease, which produces MSDSSGVQYTKVDQSYFDKRGLRRYAGVWSLWALGVGAVISGHFSGWNLGLANGWGSMFLATIIIAIMYLGLTFSLAEMSPALPHTGGAYSFARTAMGQWGGFVTGLAENVEYVLTPAVIVYFISSYMAGIFGTSPETLPLWWIGFYILFVSLNIVGVELSFKVTLIVTLLALSCLVVFWFSALPSIDFAKWAMNVGEGGIALPEGHGPFLPMGLAGVLACLPFAVWLFLAIEQLPLAAEESVDPKRDMPRGILAGIFTLILSAFMILWLNPSVAGVGSHKLGTSGEPLLDGFKAIYGDGIAKTLATVAVLGLVASFHTIIFAKGRQIYSLSRAGYFPSALSVTHGSRKTPHIAMITGAVLALVVMFILWFSLGADKGAAVIGGTLLNMAVFGAMFSYIMQALSFILLRKNFPALARPYRSPFGVVGAVLTILIASVTLYFQLTDPVYQQGVMWVAIWFSVGIAYFALVGRKRLILSPEEEFALDHAKAQRVASGAPVL; this is translated from the coding sequence ATGAGCGATTCGTCCGGTGTGCAATACACCAAAGTTGACCAGAGTTACTTTGACAAACGAGGGCTGCGTCGGTACGCCGGGGTTTGGTCCCTGTGGGCGTTGGGCGTAGGGGCGGTGATTTCCGGCCACTTCTCCGGCTGGAACCTGGGACTGGCCAATGGCTGGGGCAGCATGTTTTTGGCGACCATCATCATCGCCATCATGTACCTGGGGCTGACCTTTTCGTTGGCTGAAATGTCTCCGGCGTTGCCCCACACCGGCGGCGCCTATTCCTTCGCCCGCACGGCCATGGGTCAGTGGGGTGGCTTTGTCACCGGGCTGGCTGAAAACGTGGAGTATGTGCTGACGCCGGCGGTCATCGTTTATTTCATCAGCAGCTATATGGCGGGTATTTTTGGCACATCGCCAGAGACGCTGCCGCTGTGGTGGATCGGGTTTTACATTTTGTTTGTGAGTCTCAATATCGTGGGCGTGGAGTTGTCGTTCAAGGTGACCTTGATCGTGACGCTGCTGGCGCTGTCTTGCCTGGTGGTGTTCTGGTTCAGCGCCCTGCCCTCTATTGATTTCGCCAAGTGGGCGATGAACGTGGGCGAAGGCGGGATCGCCTTGCCCGAAGGCCACGGCCCGTTCCTGCCGATGGGACTGGCGGGTGTACTGGCATGCCTGCCGTTTGCGGTGTGGTTGTTTTTGGCGATTGAGCAGTTGCCACTGGCGGCGGAAGAGTCGGTGGACCCCAAGCGGGACATGCCACGCGGCATTCTGGCCGGCATATTTACCCTGATTTTGTCGGCCTTCATGATTTTGTGGCTCAACCCCTCGGTGGCCGGCGTGGGTTCGCACAAACTGGGCACCTCAGGCGAGCCCTTGCTGGACGGTTTCAAAGCCATTTATGGTGACGGTATTGCAAAAACTCTGGCAACAGTGGCAGTACTCGGGCTGGTCGCCAGCTTTCACACCATCATCTTCGCCAAGGGGCGCCAAATCTACTCGCTCAGCCGGGCAGGCTACTTTCCGTCGGCCTTGTCAGTGACCCACGGTAGCCGTAAGACGCCTCACATTGCCATGATCACCGGCGCCGTTCTGGCCCTGGTGGTGATGTTCATTCTGTGGTTCAGCCTGGGGGCGGACAAGGGCGCAGCCGTCATTGGCGGTACGCTGCTGAACATGGCCGTGTTTGGCGCTATGTTTTCTTACATCATGCAAGCGCTGTCGTTCATTTTGCTGCGCAAGAACTTTCCCGCGCTGGCACGGCCTTACCGCAGCCCGTTTGGGGTGGTGGGCGCGGTGTTGACGATTTTGATTGCGTCTGTCACCCTTTACTTTCAGTTGACGGACCCGGTTTATCAGCAAGGCGTGATGTGGGTGGCCATCTGGTTCAGCGTGGGCATCGCCTACTTTGCACTGGTGGGCCGCAAGCGCCTGATTCTTTCTCCGGAAGAAGAGTTCGCCCTTGACCACGCCAAGGCCCAACGCGTTGCCAGCGGCGCGCCCGTCCTCTAA
- a CDS encoding helix-turn-helix domain-containing protein, whose amino-acid sequence MPAQSANAMSLGAQYLGLGGRGVSALASATFADVEEQACALTGWNQDYLQLSAGAFQGEICQVEGACIKLFIERVQQSLFQTGVLPRNVLAVGIPLSASGAGMFCGQACASDAFHVFSGSSGFEFRTSQQHTMLGIELQLGDGWLSDVGPGVESGNHRDLPAQAGALPMGPAALAELKTYLLALLQSAQTAPDVLSSPAVVNTVADFLLDHMARNSVGAGLTDELPVHQKLVQRACALVHETLEQAPTVAQLCIDLGVSRRTLQNGFQRTLNVSPLNYLKAVRLGQARRALKQVRSVTEAATAFGFWHFGHFSQDYLTMFGERPSDTLRRHQSD is encoded by the coding sequence ATGCCTGCTCAATCCGCGAACGCGATGTCCTTGGGTGCCCAGTACCTTGGACTGGGTGGGCGAGGCGTGTCTGCGTTGGCCAGCGCCACCTTTGCAGACGTCGAAGAGCAAGCCTGCGCATTGACAGGCTGGAATCAAGACTATTTGCAACTCAGCGCGGGTGCGTTTCAGGGCGAAATCTGTCAGGTTGAAGGCGCCTGTATCAAGCTCTTTATTGAGCGTGTGCAGCAGTCGCTGTTTCAAACTGGCGTTCTACCGCGCAACGTGCTGGCGGTTGGCATTCCGTTAAGCGCCAGTGGTGCTGGCATGTTCTGCGGCCAGGCTTGTGCGTCTGACGCGTTTCATGTGTTTTCCGGCTCGTCCGGATTCGAGTTCAGAACCTCTCAGCAGCACACCATGCTTGGCATTGAATTGCAGTTGGGCGATGGGTGGCTGAGCGACGTAGGGCCAGGCGTTGAGTCCGGTAATCACCGGGACTTACCCGCACAGGCCGGCGCCTTGCCAATGGGCCCTGCTGCGCTGGCCGAACTCAAAACCTATTTGCTGGCCTTGCTCCAGTCCGCGCAAACCGCACCTGATGTGTTGTCCAGCCCGGCCGTGGTCAACACCGTGGCCGATTTTTTGCTGGACCACATGGCCCGAAACTCGGTGGGCGCTGGCTTGACTGATGAGTTACCGGTTCACCAAAAGCTGGTGCAACGGGCCTGCGCTTTGGTCCATGAAACGCTGGAGCAGGCCCCCACCGTGGCGCAACTCTGCATCGACTTGGGCGTGAGCCGGCGCACCCTTCAAAACGGTTTTCAGCGCACCCTGAATGTCAGCCCGCTGAACTACCTCAAAGCCGTGCGCCTGGGCCAAGCGCGCCGGGCACTCAAGCAGGTGCGCTCCGTGACCGAGGCCGCAACGGCCTTTGGCTTCTGGCACTTTGGTCACTTCTCACAAGACTACCTGACCATGTTTGGCGAGCGCCCCTCAGACACCTTGAGGCGCCACCAAAGCGACTAA
- a CDS encoding TatD family hydrolase encodes MTTWIDTHCHLDAAEFGSEALAVRAHAAQQGVKHCVIPAVLAANFDRVRHLAHASGGSYALGIHPLYVKQAKDSDLQQLDAQLTLHRDDPRLVAVGEIGLDLWVPELTQSPWRERQTNFYLAQLKLAKQHDMPVILHVRRSADLLLKGLRAVGGGRPWLGIAHAFNGSNQQAQAFIALGFKLGFGGAMTYERAQQLRRLATTLPLESIVLETDSPDMPPHWIYKTAAQREAGEPQGRNTPGELPRIGAELAALRGICVEELAEATTRNALDALPRLRALLASF; translated from the coding sequence ATGACGACCTGGATCGACACCCATTGCCACCTTGACGCCGCCGAATTCGGCTCGGAGGCCCTTGCAGTGCGGGCACACGCCGCACAACAAGGCGTGAAGCACTGCGTCATTCCCGCCGTATTGGCCGCCAACTTTGACAGGGTGCGCCATTTGGCCCATGCCAGCGGCGGCAGCTACGCGTTGGGCATTCACCCCCTCTATGTCAAACAGGCAAAGGACTCTGATCTGCAGCAACTGGACGCTCAGTTGACGCTGCACCGCGACGACCCCCGCTTGGTGGCGGTGGGCGAAATTGGGCTGGACTTGTGGGTGCCCGAATTGACGCAAAGCCCCTGGCGAGAGCGGCAGACGAACTTTTATCTGGCGCAATTGAAATTGGCCAAGCAGCATGACATGCCGGTGATTCTTCATGTGCGCCGTTCCGCCGACCTCCTTCTCAAAGGCCTGCGCGCGGTGGGCGGTGGGCGCCCCTGGCTAGGCATTGCCCATGCTTTCAATGGCAGTAACCAGCAGGCGCAAGCATTTATTGCACTCGGCTTCAAACTGGGTTTTGGAGGGGCGATGACGTATGAGCGCGCCCAGCAGCTGCGTCGCCTGGCGACAACCCTGCCGTTGGAGTCCATCGTGCTGGAAACGGACTCGCCCGACATGCCCCCGCACTGGATCTACAAAACTGCCGCGCAGCGAGAAGCGGGTGAACCCCAGGGGCGCAATACCCCCGGCGAGCTGCCCCGTATTGGCGCTGAACTGGCCGCCTTGCGCGGGATTTGTGTCGAGGAACTGGCTGAAGCCACCACACGCAACGCTTTGGACGCTTTGCCCCGGTTGCGCGCCTTGCTGGCGTCTTTCTGA
- a CDS encoding dicarboxylate/amino acid:cation symporter, which yields MFPLPITTEQSIGRLVLRLSGFVQGRLWLQVLVAMAIGIATGMAIGPTGGWLTPKMALLVSNWLAMPGYLFLAMVQMIVIPLVVASIILGMTSSRDMQQLRSMGLRTGLFFLFTTLVAAVIGLVIALAVQPGSYLQVDQLPSATAVTASATSAAPSLATLPSQIVRIVPTNPLQASVEQNMLQVVVFAIFMGVALVTMDGKLAKPLVDLLGAVQEVSMVVVRWAMYLVPLAVFGLMTQLTARMGLDALLGMGVYVLTVLTVLGALLLTFAFLMVVYAVGRRRSPLTFLRGSRDVLLLAFSTSSSAAVMPLTIRTAEEALGVQQGVSRFVIPLGTTINMAGTALYQVIATLFLAQVYQVDVGLPGLLLVVVLAVGASIGSPGTPGVVIVILSMMLGTVGIPAEGIALIIGVDRILDMSRTTLNVAGDLVAASVIDEHTLRVPEEVGRQA from the coding sequence GTGTTTCCACTGCCCATCACCACTGAACAATCCATTGGCCGCCTGGTCTTGCGGCTGAGCGGGTTTGTGCAGGGGCGGCTGTGGCTGCAGGTGCTGGTGGCCATGGCCATTGGCATTGCCACCGGTATGGCCATTGGGCCCACAGGCGGCTGGTTGACACCCAAGATGGCGCTGCTGGTGAGCAATTGGCTGGCCATGCCGGGCTACTTGTTTTTGGCGATGGTGCAGATGATCGTCATCCCGCTGGTGGTTGCCTCCATCATTTTGGGCATGACCAGTTCGCGCGACATGCAGCAGTTGCGCAGCATGGGCTTGCGCACGGGGCTGTTCTTTCTCTTCACCACCCTAGTTGCCGCAGTCATTGGCTTGGTCATTGCGCTGGCGGTGCAGCCCGGCAGCTACCTGCAGGTGGACCAGTTGCCGAGCGCCACGGCGGTCACTGCCTCGGCGACGAGCGCGGCCCCTTCACTCGCCACCTTGCCTTCCCAGATTGTGCGCATCGTGCCGACCAACCCATTGCAGGCCAGCGTAGAGCAGAACATGCTGCAGGTGGTGGTGTTTGCCATCTTCATGGGCGTGGCACTCGTGACGATGGACGGCAAGCTGGCCAAACCGCTGGTGGATTTGTTGGGTGCCGTGCAAGAGGTCAGCATGGTCGTGGTGCGCTGGGCCATGTACCTGGTGCCACTGGCGGTGTTTGGCCTCATGACGCAGCTCACCGCCCGCATGGGGCTGGACGCGCTGCTGGGCATGGGTGTGTATGTGCTGACCGTGCTGACCGTGCTGGGGGCGCTGCTGCTGACCTTTGCGTTTTTGATGGTGGTCTATGCCGTGGGACGGCGCCGCTCGCCATTGACCTTTCTGCGTGGCAGCCGCGATGTGTTGTTGCTCGCGTTCTCCACCTCCAGCTCGGCTGCGGTGATGCCGCTGACCATTCGTACCGCCGAGGAAGCACTGGGTGTGCAGCAAGGCGTGTCGCGCTTCGTGATTCCGCTGGGGACGACCATCAACATGGCGGGCACCGCGCTTTATCAGGTGATTGCCACCTTGTTTCTGGCGCAGGTCTATCAGGTGGACGTGGGCTTGCCCGGGCTTTTGCTGGTGGTGGTGCTCGCAGTCGGCGCCTCCATTGGCTCGCCAGGCACGCCGGGCGTTGTTATTGTGATTTTGTCGATGATGCTGGGCACGGTGGGTATCCCGGCTGAAGGCATTGCGCTCATCATCGGCGTGGACCGCATTCTTGACATGAGTCGCACCACACTCAATGTGGCCGGTGATCTGGTGGCGGCAAGTGTGATTGACGAGCACACGCTGCGTGTGCCAGAAGAGGTTGGTCGCCAGGCTTGA
- a CDS encoding histidine phosphatase family protein: protein MRWCEPLYEPQAQASPGSRSRQWRWPAWLTVLLLALFALGLPRAGWAQSDWAAVQSGSIVLFRHANAPGFSDPPGFTLSDCSSQRNLDATGRAQARRIDEQFRSWGIPVGEVLSSQWCRTRETAQLAFPGLSHDAAPFNSFFETSERQTAQTAAALAILKQWQGPGVLVVVTHQVNITALTGVSPASGQGVIVKTGEGGLAVLGRVQP, encoded by the coding sequence ATGCGCTGGTGCGAACCACTTTATGAACCCCAGGCACAGGCCAGCCCCGGTTCTCGTAGCCGCCAGTGGCGCTGGCCGGCCTGGCTGACGGTCTTACTCCTGGCATTGTTCGCACTGGGCCTGCCGCGCGCTGGCTGGGCGCAGTCCGATTGGGCGGCGGTCCAAAGCGGCAGCATTGTGCTGTTTCGCCACGCCAATGCGCCCGGCTTCAGCGACCCGCCCGGCTTCACGCTCAGTGACTGCAGCAGCCAGCGCAACCTTGACGCCACAGGCCGGGCCCAGGCTCGCCGGATCGATGAGCAATTCCGCAGCTGGGGTATCCCCGTCGGCGAGGTGCTGAGTTCGCAATGGTGTCGCACCCGAGAGACTGCCCAGCTGGCTTTCCCTGGGCTGAGTCACGATGCCGCCCCGTTCAACTCATTTTTTGAAACATCGGAGCGCCAGACTGCGCAAACGGCTGCCGCACTGGCCATTCTGAAACAGTGGCAAGGCCCCGGCGTCCTCGTGGTAGTGACGCATCAGGTCAACATCACGGCGCTAACGGGCGTCTCCCCGGCTTCGGGACAAGGCGTGATCGTCAAAACCGGAGAAGGCGGGTTGGCTGTGCTGGGCCGGGTTCAGCCTTGA
- a CDS encoding anti-sigma factor — MTESDSSARPPCHAGRWRAATVFCLLVMAIALATGMSMFEQFKAQLSHLQTKLETVHQIKYVAVLLDEAKAPALLVTLDPLEAALQVQRLNSVAEGREDTMQLWAVPVAGEPRSLGVLTRGNKTLSVPVADGALDDVPRLAISVEEKGGVEPGVAPRLPYLFEGTLIQKAL; from the coding sequence ATGACTGAATCCGATTCCTCCGCCCGTCCTCCCTGTCATGCGGGGCGCTGGCGGGCTGCCACCGTGTTTTGCTTGCTGGTGATGGCCATTGCGCTGGCCACGGGCATGAGCATGTTTGAGCAGTTCAAGGCCCAACTTAGCCACCTGCAAACCAAGCTGGAAACGGTGCATCAAATTAAATACGTGGCCGTGTTGCTGGACGAGGCCAAGGCGCCTGCGCTGCTGGTCACCTTGGATCCGCTGGAGGCGGCCTTGCAGGTGCAGCGTTTGAACAGTGTGGCAGAAGGGCGTGAGGACACCATGCAGTTGTGGGCCGTGCCCGTGGCGGGCGAGCCGCGGTCGCTGGGTGTTTTGACCCGGGGCAACAAAACGCTGAGTGTTCCTGTGGCTGATGGTGCTTTGGACGATGTCCCCCGCCTGGCGATCAGCGTGGAAGAGAAGGGCGGCGTTGAGCCCGGGGTGGCCCCCCGCTTGCCTTACCTCTTTGAAGGCACCTTGATTCAAAAGGCCCTGTAA
- a CDS encoding VOC family protein, with protein sequence MAEVTGIDHIYITVSDLARSELFYDQVLMLALGFRKSKFTLGGDPHIQYFNRLFGYVLRPARAATPHDAYAPGLHHFCLRVHTAAEVHEVAQALQGVGIDATATRLYPEYAPDYMATFFEDPDGLRLEVTNYRQERRDRHANW encoded by the coding sequence ATGGCTGAAGTGACGGGGATTGACCATATTTACATCACCGTGTCTGACTTGGCGCGGTCCGAACTGTTTTATGACCAAGTCTTGATGCTGGCCTTGGGGTTTCGCAAAAGCAAGTTCACCCTGGGCGGTGACCCGCACATTCAGTACTTCAACCGATTGTTCGGCTATGTGTTGCGCCCGGCCCGGGCGGCCACGCCGCACGATGCCTACGCGCCCGGCTTGCATCACTTTTGCCTGCGGGTGCACACGGCCGCCGAAGTGCATGAGGTGGCCCAGGCGCTGCAGGGCGTGGGCATTGACGCGACAGCGACGCGGCTTTACCCCGAGTACGCACCCGACTACATGGCCACGTTTTTTGAAGACCCTGACGGCCTGCGTCTTGAGGTGACCAATTACCGCCAAGAGCGCCGGGACCGCCATGCCAACTGGTAG
- a CDS encoding DNA-deoxyinosine glycosylase — MPTGSVTAIDQAVLPRLAGLLPIVSSNTRLLILGSFPGAVSLAKQQYYGHPQNQFWRILQAIWPDSLGGISACSYEKRSDWLLARGLGVWDVYASCERQGSLDTAIRNPQVNDFAALLQRCPQLASVAHNGGESFRHAKHTAALGLAVYKLPSTSPANASWSFERKLAVWREVMVGAGLV; from the coding sequence ATGCCAACTGGTAGCGTGACTGCAATTGATCAGGCGGTGCTACCACGTTTGGCCGGGTTGCTGCCCATTGTTTCCAGCAACACCCGCTTGCTGATATTGGGCAGTTTTCCCGGTGCGGTGTCTTTGGCCAAACAGCAGTACTACGGGCACCCGCAAAACCAGTTTTGGCGGATATTGCAAGCTATTTGGCCCGATAGCCTTGGTGGAATAAGCGCATGCAGCTATGAAAAACGGAGCGATTGGTTGTTGGCGCGAGGCCTGGGTGTGTGGGATGTGTACGCCAGTTGCGAGCGCCAGGGCAGTCTGGACACGGCCATTCGAAACCCGCAGGTGAACGACTTTGCAGCCCTGCTGCAGCGCTGCCCGCAACTGGCCTCAGTGGCGCACAACGGCGGTGAGAGCTTTCGCCATGCCAAACACACGGCGGCGCTGGGACTGGCTGTGTACAAGCTGCCGTCCACCAGTCCGGCCAACGCCAGCTGGAGTTTTGAGCGCAAGTTGGCCGTTTGGCGCGAGGTGATGGTGGGCGCCGGTTTGGTCTGA
- a CDS encoding spermidine synthase, with product MKKRTLKLPEVNFSDEGDLRHLHLGTEWIQGTMRMDAPTALFHEYIQRMMAWLLFVEPDTVKSRQAVQLGLGAGSLTKFCHKELRMKTTAIELNPQVLAACRGWFKLPAENSRIQVVLADAAQEIQNPKWWGTVDALQVDLYDHEAAAPVLDSLPFYNHCHRLLTPEGCMTVNLFGRASSFDRSVEKISAAFGADAVWAFKATREGNTVVLAQRTPIRPKREVMMARAEAIEAQWGLPATKWVRVFKPMPK from the coding sequence TTGAAAAAACGCACCCTCAAACTCCCCGAAGTCAATTTCTCTGACGAGGGCGACCTCCGTCACCTGCATCTGGGCACCGAGTGGATTCAGGGCACCATGCGAATGGACGCCCCCACTGCGCTGTTTCACGAGTACATCCAGCGCATGATGGCCTGGCTGCTGTTTGTGGAGCCAGACACGGTTAAATCCCGCCAAGCTGTGCAGCTGGGGCTGGGCGCGGGGTCCCTCACCAAGTTCTGCCACAAAGAACTGCGCATGAAGACCACCGCCATTGAGCTCAACCCGCAGGTGCTGGCCGCCTGCCGGGGCTGGTTCAAACTGCCGGCTGAAAACAGCCGCATTCAGGTGGTGCTGGCCGACGCGGCACAAGAGATTCAAAACCCCAAATGGTGGGGCACGGTGGACGCACTGCAGGTGGACCTGTACGACCACGAAGCCGCCGCCCCGGTGCTGGACAGTCTGCCGTTTTACAACCACTGCCACCGCCTGTTGACGCCAGAGGGCTGCATGACGGTGAACCTGTTTGGCCGCGCCTCCAGTTTTGACCGCAGTGTGGAGAAAATCTCCGCCGCCTTTGGCGCTGACGCCGTTTGGGCGTTCAAGGCGACCCGCGAAGGCAACACCGTGGTGCTGGCGCAGCGCACCCCGATTCGCCCCAAGCGCGAGGTGATGATGGCCCGCGCCGAAGCGATTGAAGCCCAATGGGGCCTCCCCGCCACCAAATGGGTGCGCGTTTTTAAACCGATGCCGAAATGA